One segment of Primulina tabacum isolate GXHZ01 chromosome 6, ASM2559414v2, whole genome shotgun sequence DNA contains the following:
- the LOC142549520 gene encoding putative RNA-binding protein C25G10.01 isoform X3 gives MADSPRARYAHSPPWEEKKMKSRSRSRSNSRSRSRSRSWSRPRPKSRSRSGSRDRGRTEAVNKGDTLYVTGLSTRVTERDLEDHFSKEGKVKSVFLVVEPRSRVSRGFAFITMDSVDDATRCIKYLDQSVLEGRYITVERSRRKRGRTPTPGHYLGLKSTRGDGYRGDRGTYRGGSSRDDYGYQRSSRRSPYRGGRDYSPRRSPYGGGRDYSPRRSPAGRRSKRDRSYSP, from the exons ATG GCTGATTCTCCTCGTGCAcg CTATGCCCACTCTCCTCCatgggaagaaaaaaaaatgaaatcgaGGTCAAGATCAAGGTCTAATTCTCGATCTCGATCTAGATCTAGATCATGGTCGAGGCCAAGGCCCAAGTCTAGGTCCAGGTCTGGGTCTAGAGATCGTGGCAG GACTGAAGCTGTTAACAAAGGAGACACACTCTATGTTACGGGACTTTCTACGAGGGTCACTGAGCGAGACCTTGAGGATCATTTCTCAAAAGAAGGAAAG GTGAAATCAGTATTTTTGGTTGTGGAACCGCGTTCCCGTGTTTCCCGTGGTTTTGCTTTTATCACAATGGATTCTGTTGATGATGCCACCCGCTGTATCAAATACCTAGATCAATCAGTTCTTGAAGGCCGGTACATAACTGTGGAGAGG TCCCGGAGGAAACGTGGAAGGACTCCCACCCCTGGTCATTACCTTGGACTCAAAAGCACTCGGGGTGATG GTTATCGAGGTGACCGTGGCACATATCGTGGAGGTTCGAGCCGTGATGATTATGGATACCAAAGGTCTTCTAGGCGTTCTCCTTATAGAGGTGGACGTGATTACTCTCCGAGACGTTCTCCATATGGAGGTGGGCGTGATTACTCTCCTCGGCGTTCACCTGCTGGCAGAAGATCAAAGAGGGACAGGTCGTATTCTCCATGA
- the LOC142549520 gene encoding putative RNA-binding protein C25G10.01 isoform X1, producing MADSPRARYAHSPPWEEKKMKSRSRSRSNSRSRSRSRSWSRPRPKSRSRSGSRDRGRTEAVNKGDTLYVTGLSTRVTERDLEDHFSKEGKVKSVFLVVEPRSRVSRGFAFITMDSVDDATRCIKYLDQSVLEGRYITVERSRRKRGRTPTPGHYLGLKSTRGDGGYRGDRGTYRGGSSRDDYGYQRSSRRSPYRGGRDYSPRRSPYGGGRDYSPRRSPAGRRSKRDRSYSP from the exons ATG GCTGATTCTCCTCGTGCAcg CTATGCCCACTCTCCTCCatgggaagaaaaaaaaatgaaatcgaGGTCAAGATCAAGGTCTAATTCTCGATCTCGATCTAGATCTAGATCATGGTCGAGGCCAAGGCCCAAGTCTAGGTCCAGGTCTGGGTCTAGAGATCGTGGCAG GACTGAAGCTGTTAACAAAGGAGACACACTCTATGTTACGGGACTTTCTACGAGGGTCACTGAGCGAGACCTTGAGGATCATTTCTCAAAAGAAGGAAAG GTGAAATCAGTATTTTTGGTTGTGGAACCGCGTTCCCGTGTTTCCCGTGGTTTTGCTTTTATCACAATGGATTCTGTTGATGATGCCACCCGCTGTATCAAATACCTAGATCAATCAGTTCTTGAAGGCCGGTACATAACTGTGGAGAGG TCCCGGAGGAAACGTGGAAGGACTCCCACCCCTGGTCATTACCTTGGACTCAAAAGCACTCGGGGTGATGGTG GTTATCGAGGTGACCGTGGCACATATCGTGGAGGTTCGAGCCGTGATGATTATGGATACCAAAGGTCTTCTAGGCGTTCTCCTTATAGAGGTGGACGTGATTACTCTCCGAGACGTTCTCCATATGGAGGTGGGCGTGATTACTCTCCTCGGCGTTCACCTGCTGGCAGAAGATCAAAGAGGGACAGGTCGTATTCTCCATGA
- the LOC142549520 gene encoding putative RNA-binding protein C25G10.01 isoform X2, protein MARSPSLIYAHSPPWEEKKMKSRSRSRSNSRSRSRSRSWSRPRPKSRSRSGSRDRGRTEAVNKGDTLYVTGLSTRVTERDLEDHFSKEGKVKSVFLVVEPRSRVSRGFAFITMDSVDDATRCIKYLDQSVLEGRYITVERSRRKRGRTPTPGHYLGLKSTRGDGGYRGDRGTYRGGSSRDDYGYQRSSRRSPYRGGRDYSPRRSPYGGGRDYSPRRSPAGRRSKRDRSYSP, encoded by the exons ATGGCAAGATCTCCGTCTCTTAT CTATGCCCACTCTCCTCCatgggaagaaaaaaaaatgaaatcgaGGTCAAGATCAAGGTCTAATTCTCGATCTCGATCTAGATCTAGATCATGGTCGAGGCCAAGGCCCAAGTCTAGGTCCAGGTCTGGGTCTAGAGATCGTGGCAG GACTGAAGCTGTTAACAAAGGAGACACACTCTATGTTACGGGACTTTCTACGAGGGTCACTGAGCGAGACCTTGAGGATCATTTCTCAAAAGAAGGAAAG GTGAAATCAGTATTTTTGGTTGTGGAACCGCGTTCCCGTGTTTCCCGTGGTTTTGCTTTTATCACAATGGATTCTGTTGATGATGCCACCCGCTGTATCAAATACCTAGATCAATCAGTTCTTGAAGGCCGGTACATAACTGTGGAGAGG TCCCGGAGGAAACGTGGAAGGACTCCCACCCCTGGTCATTACCTTGGACTCAAAAGCACTCGGGGTGATGGTG GTTATCGAGGTGACCGTGGCACATATCGTGGAGGTTCGAGCCGTGATGATTATGGATACCAAAGGTCTTCTAGGCGTTCTCCTTATAGAGGTGGACGTGATTACTCTCCGAGACGTTCTCCATATGGAGGTGGGCGTGATTACTCTCCTCGGCGTTCACCTGCTGGCAGAAGATCAAAGAGGGACAGGTCGTATTCTCCATGA